The proteins below are encoded in one region of Engystomops pustulosus chromosome 8, aEngPut4.maternal, whole genome shotgun sequence:
- the LOC140074510 gene encoding gamma-crystallin 1-like — protein MVKIIFYEDRNFQGRSYECNSDSTDLSSYFNRCNSIRVENGNWILYEHSNYRGHQYFLRRGEYPDFQQWMGYNDSIRSCRVTPQHRGPFRLRVYEREDFKGQMMEFTEDCPHVYEQFRYHDIHSCHVHDGYWMFYEEPNYRGRQYYLRPGEYRRYSDWGASNPRIGSFRRVQYMH, from the exons ATGGTTAAG ATTATCTTCTACGAAGACAGAAACTTCCAGGGTCGTTCTTATGAGTGCAACTCTGACTCCACTGATCTGTCTTCATACTTCAATCGGTGCAATTCCATTCGAGTGGAGAACGGAAACTGGATCCTTTATGAACATTCAAACTACAGAGGACACCAATACTTCCTGAGGAGAGGAGAATATCCTGACTTCCAGCAATGGATGGGTTACAATGACTCCATTCGATCCTGCCGTGTAACCCCACAG CATCGTGGACCATTCAGGCTAAGGGTGTACGAGAGAGAAGACTTTAAAGGCCAGATGATGGAGTTCACTGAAGATTGTCCTCATGTCTATGAGCAATTCCGCTACCATGACATTCACTCCTGCCATGTGCATGATGGATACTGGATGTTCTATGAGGAGCCCAACTACAGGGGACGTCAGTATTACCTGAGacctggagagtacaggagatacAGCGACTGGGGAGCTTCTAACCCAAGAATTGGATCTTTCAGAAGAGTTCAATATATGCATTAA